ctcagaccggtctagtaTTTCCTGGCCGAAACCTAACACTTATGACTAATTCTACTATTGTAGCTCTATTAAtcctatataatttaaataatttatgtgtgtgtgcGTATGTAAGtcccgcttagaaaaacaatgataaaaacgcatttatttcaaaaaggaagACATATAtagactttaaacataaaataaaagttgtttagaattttaagaTACGTAAGTAATACTATGTTTTGTTCTGATTAAATcggattcctgggctctggaggacaagtttgttttttcgcttataagttatttttttataaaacaagatgGATTCCCCGTGCctcaaagtgtttttttaaaggtacgATTTGTAAATTCTAGAATgcatcaaaaaatcaaaagtccaaaaataaattattgtcataACGGAAAAAgtgagaacgtatattaaatacaaattaaaaaagggaattagttAAATGAAGgaggaagaggattagcgagttaatcttaatatttatcttcaatCACAGGCTacaacatttgaaaatattgcttcatatttatgtaccaaaatcagtattttcacatattCACTATGTTGTTGCATAAGTGTCAAAAGGGAGTGCAgggttgattatatttaaatcaaatggatagaaactataaaaaatgGTGTATACAATGttgttttacaataataatttacctattatataattatatttataatagatcgttttagtttagaatttttacataaacaaacggaacataaataaaatctttttaattattaattgtctatctttaagatagcgtttTCCTGCTagtttacaataatataatattgtaactatatttttagtatCTGTAAATTGATACACGCGGTATTTACTTGAGTATGAGTATAAGTAAGTTATTAGTTGATAGTTATTAGTGATgagacgattccaaaaaaaaatcccaattcccatgtcgattctttaatattttagatactAGTTAAAATATACCCTTTTGctatcaggggtgtctgcagaattatatatatatatatcggttttttttgtggggaggggttttttagtttttaaaattctaattaattaaaatcaaaataaatattgggaaaaatttaaaaaattaaatgttaaatattcaatttgatatttcaatttttgttttaagtcCGCATcaattcacacaaaattaaattttttggaaaaaaaagttcaaaagaacacggttatttacaaaaaaaataatttttttggagaaaaatttccgaAATTCCCAGttgttatcaaaataatacatatttttaaaaacatttgaaagatTCCATTAAtcgtaaaaaatttttttttttaaatttccaaaattacatttccaatataaaaaaaaattggaaacaaaaattccaatataaatttttttgtagaaaaatttccaaaatacagagttattcagagaaaatgtatttttttgggaaaaaatttgaaatttaatttttttttgtgaagtaattatatcaaattttctagtaaaaagcaaaaatttttgGGGGgtggactattttttttcataacttggaaaagtaatcaatagttaaataaaagtaataaatttttaatcgcaaattaaatattattttcccgatgccgtTCCCGATTCCAGCAAAAGTACctgattctccgattccgattaatcgtcccatcactaataattatgAGCTGTCGGTAATGAGAAAGAGTACGAGCGCTCTCGTCATCCAATGTCgtttacaaattgatttttttatgtattatagtGTATATTTCTGATCATAATGTAATCGAAGTAATTGTGTAATTGTTTGTATAATGACATAATTGAATTTGATGATGTACTTTCATCTCCTGAAGTGACAATTTGAACTTTCCTGGGACAAGATGTCGccaatcattttaaaattgtcagacttGATTATACTATTATTGTCATCTGTTCCATCGCTGCTATTTTGGCATGGCTCATGGTGGATATGGGATCATTCTGTTACATGGAGTATATCAGTCATTTCATCTCCTGACTGTAAAATTACAGGAGTTCCTAGTTCCTTTCTTCAGCCATGGCTTTTTTTATCAGCCTTTGTCATTATTCGCAGCGTGTTTGGTTTAGTAGCCTCATTAACTGATAttgaaattcaaagttattatcgatcattttttctaagaatatttttaataattcaatcttATATTGCTGTCATTATATGGAAGTGTGTTTTCGACATACTCCAATATATGGAATGCTACTCACCAAAATCTGGATACGCAACTGCACTATTTTTGCTTCCTTGTCTTATCATCTTCAAATCTACTCGAAATCTTGTGGGAAATCCTGTAATATTACAAAGTGATTCAATCGTGAGTGTTTACAGAAGTGTAACAATTCTTCGAACAAATGAAAAAGTCGATGATTCATTTAAGTAACTATAACAAAGtaatatgcatgaaaaaaaaaaattatgtttcttgtCTTTTTAGATTCACTCTCGTAAGACTTTTAGACCATTTGATCACAAACATTCTAAATTTGATACCTGTGGTGCTCTGGTGGGCTGTATGGGAATTATCTGAATCTTCCTTTAATATGGAAAATGATTGGGCCTTTATTATTGTTGGGTATTTACTTGTAATCTTTACCTTTGTCATCGAGCATGTGTACTTCAAATACTTGCTTCCGGATGTTGATGCCGATAATATATGTTCtcgtataaaatatgtatgcatgACATGTATAGCCTTTTTTGCCTCTATTTTTGTATGGAGAGGTGGATGGGCCATTCTTGATAGTTTAGTCCCTGAAACGTCTGTATTACCTCACATACTCTTTAGCTTGATTGGCCTGACTTGTATGTTAGCTTGTAATGTAGCAAATACATTAACTGATCGGGAATTTATTGTGGATGATGGAAGAAATGTTAAAGAATGGGGGATTGTGACTACACCTGAAAGTATGTTAAATGTAATATGCAcacatatttatgaataatttttattatttcttgccAGGAAATTTTTTCACTTATTGTTCCTCTGATAAAGAATCAGAGCCTCTCATTCTCAAAAGCTAGTCGGGCTAAGCAAGTACGTATCGCTATCGCCAAATAccactataataattaattgtgataaggaaatatattgaaaaatgcttaagatccacatatgtatacaaaattataaagtgGTCTGTTTGATTTCTTcttccatattaataaagcaaagtttatctggatgtttgaatttatgtatgtgtatattagtgttgggtttcggtctggaaatcctagaccggtctgagaccattatattttttgttggtccaacaaaaaaattaaagtgtagaccgattttatagataaattgtttataacatgacatcatgtGTATTtctcaagtacaatgacgtcatacgcagtttaaacagagatagttcTGATGAATTGTAATCCTGCCGTCTCCTGTGGAATATGGAATTCTGAATtgagcatctcttgagatggatgattaagttagaagtattttccttCGATTCCCTCTACCTTTCTTTGGTTTTTTACTCTTGAAGAACATAGAAGTccacttaataataaaacaaactaatGTGCGAGGAAACggattattattacttttacgACTTATTACGTATTAATCAACTGATTTCCTTGTATAAtcgaatgaataaatttatagtataagtatagagtattttttctagaacatatcgtgtacttttgattttgatttttggttgatctaaaaccaaaaaaaaattgggctcTCATAATAAAAGAGACCGGAAAAAAATCGCTCCATaggaaaaaattggtccacaaAGTGAGACAGAAAAAATCGCtctagaaaaaatgaattaggcctaaacagaaaaaaaaattcgatgcTGAACCGAGTCTTAACATATCAATGTAgtgaaggtatttttttaaaaatgccaGGAGAAAGAGAAAGTGAGACTTAAGATatcactaaattaaaaaaaactttcctaaTATCAGCTTCCCGACATTCGGTCGTTTAAAGAAGTTTGATCTAGACGGGTTTCTAAGAAAAAATCTGTCTTAATcggtcttataaaaaaattggactcATTTATATTTCGGTCTAAGCCGAACTATCATTCCAGCACGTCCTTATTCCACTAAAGCTTtatacctcactaacacaaaaatacacaatatattttttgtcagctataGATGTTTCCTCTCCTTTTCCACTAATCAGAgttttgaatattgatttggtgaattataaatagcttttgttaagttgtgaaaAATAGTTCCATAGTTCGGAAGAATTAGTTAACTACCTACttattttggatctttttttttttttttttttttttttttagggaagtGAGGTTGTGTAGTATTATAAAGGTTATGACTTGATAATGTCCTGTGTGTGAACGTCGAAAGAGTAGCCCCTAACAAAGTTATATGCAGTGGTGAAAATCctgtgtagaatgggcatgttaaaaaaaaagaaaccgaaaattaacatagtaacccttacaatttggagaatgtttaggaggagaaaaaaaataatgctcatgacgtttcattagatcagctacaatcagctgtgacaaggaagaaaggagaaaatgatataaacaaggacatttgctagaattactacTGCTATAATCAGCTCTGACAAGGGAGGAAAGAGAAAATGAtttaaacaaggacattttctaGAATGTTGGATGATGATCATCAATTCtagtctgagtccaacaaggacttgcaattataactctgcaaccaATGTTCAGGGTTATATATGACAaggtattttatgagcacatacgaatgttaaattaggttttgaatataatttaacctATTTAGGAAAGAGTGTTCACtgctcagaaattaaataattatgacaactgcttatgaaaagaatattaattcttcaggttaccaaaaaaaaaaaaaaaaaaatgggccagCTAAGGAATACACCGGCTTTACATCATTGATAATGAtcctgacgtttcattagatcagctctGACAAGAGagaaaggagaaaaagatataaaagaGGACATATTACTCCGAATTTGATCCCCAATTCCAcacttagtccaacaaggacttctttctttatattaccaa
The sequence above is drawn from the Lepeophtheirus salmonis chromosome 5, UVic_Lsal_1.4, whole genome shotgun sequence genome and encodes:
- the LOC121118583 gene encoding uncharacterized protein isoform X1, which translates into the protein MSPIILKLSDLIILLLSSVPSLLFWHGSWWIWDHSVTWSISVISSPDCKITGVPSSFLQPWLFLSAFVIIRSVFGLVASLTDIEIQSYYRSFFLRIFLIIQSYIAVIIWKCVFDILQYMECYSPKSGYATALFLLPCLIIFKSTRNLVGNPVILQSDSIVSVYRSVTILRTNEKVDDSFKFTLVRLLDHLITNILNLIPVVLWWAVWELSESSFNMENDWAFIIVGYLLVIFTFVIEHVYFKYLLPDVDADNICSRIKYVCMTCIAFFASIFVWRGGWAILDSLVPETSVLPHILFSLIGLTCMLACNVANTLTDREFIVDDGRNVKEWGIVTTPERNFFTYCSSDKESEPLILKS
- the LOC121118583 gene encoding uncharacterized protein isoform X2, which encodes MECYSPKSGYATALFLLPCLIIFKSTRNLVGNPVILQSDSIVSVYRSVTILRTNEKVDDSFKFTLVRLLDHLITNILNLIPVVLWWAVWELSESSFNMENDWAFIIVGYLLVIFTFVIEHVYFKYLLPDVDADNICSRIKYVCMTCIAFFASIFVWRGGWAILDSLVPETSVLPHILFSLIGLTCMLACNVANTLTDREFIVDDGRNVKEWGIVTTPERNFFTYCSSDKESEPLILKS